CTCGCGCAGCCACGGCGGTGTGTCGCGATCGACTTTCACCCAAACCTGATCGGCGAGCGGCGCAGCCGAGAGGCGTTCGAGGCCGAGGCGGCACGAAGTCGCGAGCTCCTGCGCGGCCTGCGCCTCGTAGGACTTTTCCGCCGAGCTGTGGCGCATGAGGCGCGGCGACATCTTGAGCAGCACGTCGCGGATCGCGGCGGCGGCGGCCTTGGCCTCGGGTTGACCGAGCGAGTCGAGGTGCTTCACCGTCGCGGCCCACATGCGCGAGCTTTGGACGAGGCCGAGATTCGTGCGCGTGGCGAGCGGGATGAAATAGCGGGCGCGGTCGAGGGCGTAGTTTTTGCGGATACGCGTGACGACGGCGGGCTTGGCGTTCGGCGGGAGCCGGATGAGCTCGGGTTTCTCCTGACCGAGCTGGTCGAGGCGCGCGTATTCGGCGTTATAGGCGGCGAAGGCCTGTGCCATCACGCTCGTCCACTGGCCGGCGAGATCGTCGGGCACGCCGAGTTCGGCCGGTGTCGGCAGGTTGGCCGCATCCATCGTGATGTAGCGCGTGCTCGATTCCTGGCCGTCGGCCATCTGCGCGATCTCGAAAATTTTATATGCGAGCCACATCGAGACGCCGTCGAGCGCGAGGGCGAGACCGCCGGTGAGACCGCCGATCGAGGCGTGGCCGTAGTCGACGAATTTCAGGATGCGATCGATCGACTCGTCGGGATGCGCGAGGTCGACCTTCGAGAGGATGTTGGCGAGGCCGTCGTTGCTGCGCGAATAACGGGCGAGCACGGACGCCAGGAGCTCGGGCGTGACTTTCGGGAGATCGGCCGCGGAGGGCGGCGGGACGACGGCGATGCCAGTGACCTTCATGCGCGCGAAAACACGAAAGAGTTTCGCGCGCGGTGGCGAAGGAAATTAGCGGAAAACTTTGGACGCCCCGAGGCTTGGCAACGAAAGACGCGGCGCTAGCGTCCGCCCATCCCATGAAGCCGGTCGCTTTCGCTGCCCTGTCGGTTTTCCTTGGCGTGGCGTCAGCCTTCTCCGCCATGCCCGACTTCCGCTCCTACAGCCTGGATGGATCCCCGGTCCTCGATTCCACCCTCCAGCAGCACGTCGAGGCGATCGATGCCTCGCTGCGTGCGCGCTGGGAGATTCCCGATGGGCAGACCTCCGTCGGCGTGCTCGACCTGCGCACGCTACGCCTCGCGTGGGTGCGCCCCGACCGCATCGACTACGCGGCGAGCGTGCCGAAGGTCGCGATCCTGCTCGGCTGGTTCGCCGCCCATCCGGAACCGGCTGCGCTCGACGCGACGACACGGCACGAACTCGGATTGATGATCAAGCAGTCGGACAACGAGCTCGCGGCGAAATTCTCGCAGCAACTCGGGCTGGGCTTCATCCGCGGCGTGCTCGACCGCTACGCCCTCTACGACGCGCAGACCGGCGGCGGCATTTGGCTCGGCAAGCATTACGGCAAGGGCGGCGAGCGTGTGGCCGATCCCGTCGGCGGGCATTCGCACGCTGCGACGGTGCGGCAGCTGTTGCGGTTTTACCTGCTGCTCGAGCAGGACCAGCTCGTCTCGGCCGAGGCGTCGGCAGCGATGCGGGATATCTTTCGATCACCGGACATCCCGCACAAGGAGGACAAGTTCGTCGCCGGACTGGCGGGACGCGCGGGGCTCGAGATTCGCCGCAAGGCGGGTTGGTGGGAGGACTGGAACCTCGACACCGCAGTTGTCACCGGCCCCGGACGTCACTACGTCATCGTCGCGATGGTGCACCACGCGCATGGCGAGGAGTATCTGCGGGCGTTCGCGGCAGCGGCGGACGACTTGCTTGCGCCAGTCAAATAGTCGTCGATGAAACGCAAAAGGCCGGTCGTGAGGACCGGCCTTGGCAACGAAACAGACTTATCCGCTTAGCGGTTCAGCAGCCAAGCCGACAGCGGCTGTTGGAAGAAGCCGAGCAGCACGGTCACGAGCGCGAGGCTCGCGAGGATGGCAGTGTTGATCAGCGACGGTTCGGCGGCGGACACCGGCGCGGGCGTCTCGCCCTCGGGGCGCCAGGTCTCGAACCAAGCGGCCTTGATCCAGCCGAAGTAGTAATAGATCGAGACGACGACGCACACGATCGCGATGGCGAGGAGCGTGTAGAGCTTGGCTTCGAACGCGGCCATGAACACGAGCAGCTTGCCCATGAAGCCGGCGAGCGGCGGGATGCCGGCGAGCGAGCCGACACCGATCGCGAGCACCGCGGCGAGGAACGGGCGGTCCTTGGCGAGGCGATCGTAGCCGTCGAGGTCCTGCTGCGTGTCGTCGTCGCCGGCGAGATGCGCCATGACGCCGAACACCGCCATCGAGGCAAACATGTAGGTGAAAAGGTAGAACCAGACCGCACCGCTGGCCCATGACACGGTCATCGACGCCGTCACGCCGAGCAGCAGGAAGCCGGCGTGCGAGATGCCGGAGAGGCCCATGAGGCGCTTGGCGTTGCGCTGCGTGAGGGCGGAGAGGTTGCCGAAGAGGAGCGTCGCGGCCGCGAGGGTCGAGAGCACGGGCACGAGAATCCCGCTGAGCGGCGCGAAGACGTTGTGCACGAGCGTGAGCAGCACGGCGAACCCGGCGGCCTTGGAACCAACCGCGAGGAACGCGGTGACGGGCGTCGGCGCACCCTGATAGACGTCGGGAATCCAGATCTGGAACGGAAACGCACCGATCTTGAAGCCGACGCCGCTGAGCACGAGCAGCGCCCCGAGAATGCCGAGAAAGTTGTCGGGGTTCTTCGCGAGGAAATCGGCCACGACGTCAAACTCGAAGCCCGT
This window of the Candidatus Didemnitutus sp. genome carries:
- a CDS encoding FAD-dependent thymidylate synthase; the encoded protein is MKVTGIAVVPPPSAADLPKVTPELLASVLARYSRSNDGLANILSKVDLAHPDESIDRILKFVDYGHASIGGLTGGLALALDGVSMWLAYKIFEIAQMADGQESSTRYITMDAANLPTPAELGVPDDLAGQWTSVMAQAFAAYNAEYARLDQLGQEKPELIRLPPNAKPAVVTRIRKNYALDRARYFIPLATRTNLGLVQSSRMWAATVKHLDSLGQPEAKAAAAAIRDVLLKMSPRLMRHSSAEKSYEAQAAQELATSCRLGLERLSAAPLADQVWVKVDRDTPPWLREEQPVPEALRHRANRYGYQGTATRRTRVTFAWNNMAVAELRDLNRHRTGHRYTPLIQAGFYLPPEIAHAAHQPLLDAQAALTRELMQRGSPAYVYSLLLGAQTPFEHSTHADKFIYEAELRTGMGAHFRYAEHLSAALREFFCHVPEAKTWVVEGTAEPE
- a CDS encoding serine hydrolase, with the protein product MKPVAFAALSVFLGVASAFSAMPDFRSYSLDGSPVLDSTLQQHVEAIDASLRARWEIPDGQTSVGVLDLRTLRLAWVRPDRIDYAASVPKVAILLGWFAAHPEPAALDATTRHELGLMIKQSDNELAAKFSQQLGLGFIRGVLDRYALYDAQTGGGIWLGKHYGKGGERVADPVGGHSHAATVRQLLRFYLLLEQDQLVSAEASAAMRDIFRSPDIPHKEDKFVAGLAGRAGLEIRRKAGWWEDWNLDTAVVTGPGRHYVIVAMVHHAHGEEYLRAFAAAADDLLAPVK
- a CDS encoding NADH-quinone oxidoreductase subunit N gives rise to the protein MSTELLQAAADSNQWAAIFPELILACAALGLLASEIVLPKSQHRYIPWVATITLLFVLGGIVINFDTAWMNQDTFAGLLRHNMPGQIARVFFTISSLLVCAIASVVLPRSKMPRVEFYAIVLVITAAMMLLVQSNHFVMFFVALETITIGFYILVSYFRDNALTLEAGLKYLVTGALSSAIMLFGIVMLYGAVGRVEMGGVAHTGFEFDVVADFLAKNPDNFLGILGALLVLSGVGFKIGAFPFQIWIPDVYQGAPTPVTAFLAVGSKAAGFAVLLTLVHNVFAPLSGILVPVLSTLAAATLLFGNLSALTQRNAKRLMGLSGISHAGFLLLGVTASMTVSWASGAVWFYLFTYMFASMAVFGVMAHLAGDDDTQQDLDGYDRLAKDRPFLAAVLAIGVGSLAGIPPLAGFMGKLLVFMAAFEAKLYTLLAIAIVCVVVSIYYYFGWIKAAWFETWRPEGETPAPVSAAEPSLINTAILASLALVTVLLGFFQQPLSAWLLNR